The genomic segment CTGCAATAATTCCAACTCACGGTTAACATCTTCTTCATCAACCTTAACTTCTTCCTGTTCTAAGCCAAGACCAGTGTACTGACCCAATTTAACTTCTGGTTTAACAAGAACCTTTGCAGTAAAAGTAAATGGTTTACCAGCTTCAATATGAACATCTTCAATAACAGGACGGTCAATTGGCTCAATACCGATCTCTTCAACTGCCTGACTATATGCTTCCGGTAACAAAATATCTAATGCATCATTATAGAGAACTTCAACACCAAATCGTGCTTCCAGAACTTTTCGAGGCACACGACCTTTCCGAAAACCTGGAACCTTTACTTCTTTTACCACCTTTTTATAAGCTTTGTCCAATGCATCTGCTACCTTTTCAACTTCCACTTCCACTTTAAGTTCTACCTGATTACCTTCTAATCTTTGATGACTTACTTTCATTCGACTGCCCCCTTGTTAAATTATATGTATCATTTTCAAAAAATTATGTTTTTCAGCCAATTTAATAATTCTACGAAATCAGTATATTCCCTTCTTTTGTAAATATACTAATTTATCTAGCAATAGCACAATTTCTTCCGATAATAAAACAATCCTCGGCTGGTTCCAACCGAGGCTATTGCAAACAAAAAATATAAAAATGGGGTGGATGATGGGACTCGAACCCACGGCCTCAGGAGCCACAATCCTGCGCTCTAACCAACTGAGCTACATCCACCACACTGGCACGCCTGAGTGGATTCGAACCACTGACCTACGGATTAGAAGTCCGTTGCTCTATCCAGCTGAGCTACAGGCGCCTATTTGATTCATTCGCTGACAGCATTACCAGTATAACCGATATAGCTGAAATGGTCAAAAACGAATTATTGCCTTTATTTAATATTAAATCAATTATCCTGCCTAATTCTTCATATATCTTATTATTTCTAGCTATTTTATTTTAATTTCCTAATCTCCTCTATAATAGAGCAAAAAGCTTTGCCCCGGTGGCTAATTCTGTTTTTAACTTCCATAGGTAATTCTGCAAAAGTAGCATTATACTCCGGCAGATAAAAAAGCGGATCATATCCAAATCCTCCCTGGCCCCTGGGCTCTGTAAGCAACAAGCCTTCACAACTTCCTTCTACCACCCTTTCACGCCCATCTGGTAATACCAGAGCTATAACTGACTTAAAACGGGCAGTTCGCTCGTTCAAGTCAGGATGGTCCTTTAAAAGTTCAAGCAATTTTCTATTATTATCGGCATCCGTTGCATCAGGGCCAGCAAAGCGCGCCGAATAAACACCCGGCGCACCATCTAATAAATCCACCTCTAACCCTGAATCATCTGCCAGAGTAGGAAGCTGAGTAGCTTTACAGATCTCCCTCGCTTTTTTTAAAGCATTTTCCTTAAAAGTCTTCCCATCCTCGACCACTTCTGGTATTTCAGGAAAATGATTTAAAGATAACACCTGAATTGACTCATCTTTTAAAAGGGCTTTTAGTTCCTGGACTTTGTAGGGATTCCGACTAGCAATAACAATTTTTTCCATACTATTCACCTTCTATCAAAAAAGTCTCAACATCATCCTTATGAACCAGATTATCTCCATCTTTAGGTCGGATTAAATATGTAAGTTCACCTAAAACAGCTTTTTGATATTCAATCAGCTCCATTATTCCCTTTTCTCCCAGTTCATAAAGCTGATTTAACTCATCCCGGGTAAAAGGAGCTTCTTCTCCAGTCCCCTGTATTTCAATAATCTTGCCATCTCCACTCATCACAATATTTAAATCTACATGAGCATTACAGTCTTCCTCATAACAGAGATCAAGGAGTGGTTGACCATCAACAATTCCCACACTGGTTGCAGCCAGGAAATTATTAATCGGGCTTTCAGTGAGCTTATCATTATCAATCATCCATTTAATAGCATCTACTAAAGCAACAAAAGCTCCTGTAATAGAAGCAGTCCTGGTTCCTCCATCTGCCTGGATTACATCACAATCAAGTATGATTGTATGTTCACCCAATTTATTCAAATCAACTACCGATCGCAAAGCCCGTCCAATTAGCCGTTGAATCTCCATAGTTCTACCGCTAATTTTTCCCCTTGCCTCTCTGGGACTCCGGACATGAGTTGAACGAGGAAGCATAGAATATTCAGCAGTAATCCAGCCCTGATCCTGACCTCTAAGCCAGCCAGGTACTTTTTCTTCTACCGAAGCTGTACAGATTACTTTTGTATTTCCTGTCTCAATAAGAACAGAACCTTCTGCATATTTTGTAAAATTTCTGGTAATTCGTACCTCTCTCAATTGATCCCATTTACGGCCATCAATACGTTCCATCACTTTATTTACCCCTTTCTCTTACAATTTACTTAACTTAAATTGACTATGTTCTTCATCTTTCCCAACTAAACCAGCTAACAAGTAGAGCTTTTCACGTGGATTATATTTAAACTCTTTTATCAATTTAAACCCCTTTATATCGCCTGTCTTTCGGACATGAATTCTAGGACCGGTACAAAAATATTGCCGGTCTCCCAGTTTAATATGTTCTTCATCTAAATAACAGACTGGAATATCCTTTTCAATGTATTCTAAAACCCGTCTTTCAACCTCATCTAAACTGAAATCAGGTTTCTTCTCAAATTCCAAGACAAAACCGCTTTTTACATCACTATGAAATGGCGGGCGTTCATAGCCCATATCTTCAATAACCATAGAAGTTAAATCTTCCGCAGTATGAGACATTCGCCTGAGATCAATGGATTTAAAAACAATTTGAGCAATCTCTTTTGCAGTAGGGCCAAATACCCCAGGACGTGTAACCAATACCTCTTCCCCAATACCTATTAATAAATCGGGATTAATATTAAGATGGGATTCTAACAAATCAAAATGTTCAACCACCACCCGCTTATTTTTAATCACAGCTTTTTGAACCGCCTCTGCCAGTTTCCAGGGTTGAGTAAAAGCTGCTTCAAAACGGGCATCCACATGATAGGTATGGCTCTGAAATTTACCTTTCTGATAATCTTCTAACAAAGGTAATGGGCGGATATTAATCCCTTCATCATCATTGGTTAATGTAAGTCCTGGAAACATCCCGCGGATCAAAAGAGACTTGCCTGCTCCTGCTACACCGATTAATCCTATAAGATGATCATTAGGGTGTAAATATCTCTGACTTAAACTATGTCCTAAAAACATTAGTCGTTCTTTACCTCTGGGAGCAAAGTATGTAGAATGTGCAAAACCTGCGATCATAAATCTTCAACTCCTAAAGGCTAGTCTTTGATTTCATTTTTAATTCCATTCATCCTAGACCAATTTAACCTCTTTCCATTGTTTGATATAGGTATTCAGAAATCCTGCAAAATTATCTCATAAATCTGAGAATTAACAAACGATTTCTGATTTTACTGCAAAAGCTAATTTTTTGCTTCAAAAGAAATTTTTCGAACCATCTAAAGTTCGATTTCAGTAACCATGATTAGCTCATCACCTCCTGTGATGAAGCCTTATTTCTCCTCCAATCTCACTAAGATGGTTAAAGCTTTTTGCAGTTTAATCATTTCTTAACTATTATATCTTTATTCAGCCTATAAATGCAAGCTTTTTCGAGCAAAGAAAAGTCAGTTGTTAAAAATCCTTTAACAACTGACTATTTTTCAAATTATAAATTCTGTAAGCATTCTTCCAATTCTTCTTCAGTTAAAGCATACAATGGTAGATAGTTTGGATGCTTTTCATAAAAATCTGGTTGGTTATGGACTTTTTCTTTAATTTTGTTTAACACACGCCGTACAAACTGTAACAAAGCCCCCGGTACTGCTCTATCTTTCTTTGCCAGAGTGTTATAGAGCCAATCATAGGTGAGGTTGTTTGAACCTAATGATACACGTTCTCCAAATAATTCAGAAATCATAAATCTGAGAATATCTTCATCAGGATTGGGAATATAACCAAAATTACTTTCTCTATATAAAACCCTAAAATCATCAATTTTTCTCCATTTTGTCTCCAATTCATTTAATAACTCAGGAGAACAGTTTATAACACGTTTTAATAACATCGAGTATAAATCTTTCTTATTCCATCTTAAAATAACATGTTTAAAATTCCCAGGTAATTTATTCCTTACAAATCCATTCACGAACACTTTAATATTAACAGGAAAGTTTGATAAAAGTATATTTAATAATTCCCAATGAAACTGATTAGATACATCGATTGAAATATAATATTGAAAGTTAATCTTTTCTAAAATTTTGAAAAGATCATTATTTTCAGAATCGAATTCATCAAATTTAACAAATTCTGGGTCTTCGATTTTTTCTGCTATTTTTTTATATATGTAAACTTTTTTCTTTTTGTCAAGTTTAGACTTGTCCTGAATATTACTTATTTTGGATATTTCATCAATTTCATCTTCAATTTTGTTAAGTTCATCAATGGTAAATTCAACAATTTTTCTTTCTATCGATTTTTCTATTTTAAAATAATCTTTTAATAAGATAAAATTATTTTTTAAATAATTATAGAGGGTTCTCTTTCCACTTCCTTTAATCCCATAAATAATTATATTTTTTTCAGAAATTATATCCCGATATTTGCTAATAGGCATAAAATATTTTTTATCAGTAACATCTCTAAAATCTTCATCAAAAAATTGATTAAGAATTTTCCTTGCTAATTCAGTATTAAATCCTCTATCTTCCTTAATATAACTCTTAAATAAATATGCTAATTTTTCGTAATACTTCATTAATCCCAGAATTTTCTCAGACAATAATAAGTCCCTATTTAGTCTTTCTAATTCACTAATTCGTGGTATTTCAAAGTACCGTCCTTCAAAATCTTTTTTATTAAAATCAATCTCTTTTACAAATTCTTTCATTTCTTTCTGAAATTTTCTATCCACCTCTATATTTCCACTCTCTCCAATTATACTATGAACCCATAAAAGACTAGCGTTGACCCATTCTTGATAATTTTTCAAATGGTTGCCAAGAATTTTGAGCCCTTGTTTATTTTGCTCATTGTTTTGAAATATAGTGCAGATTACATCAGCAAGATAAAAGAAGAGACTACCTCCAATTTCATTAATTCCTGTCCTGGAATCAACAAAAATAATATCTGCTTTTGTATATTCAATTATATCATCAACAAGATTTTCTAAAAGATTATCTTCTTCAACAAGAGCATCAAAATCAATG from the Anoxybacter fermentans genome contains:
- a CDS encoding XTP/dITP diphosphatase; this translates as MEKIVIASRNPYKVQELKALLKDESIQVLSLNHFPEIPEVVEDGKTFKENALKKAREICKATQLPTLADDSGLEVDLLDGAPGVYSARFAGPDATDADNNRKLLELLKDHPDLNERTARFKSVIALVLPDGRERVVEGSCEGLLLTEPRGQGGFGYDPLFYLPEYNATFAELPMEVKNRISHRGKAFCSIIEEIRKLK
- the rph gene encoding ribonuclease PH, coding for MERIDGRKWDQLREVRITRNFTKYAEGSVLIETGNTKVICTASVEEKVPGWLRGQDQGWITAEYSMLPRSTHVRSPREARGKISGRTMEIQRLIGRALRSVVDLNKLGEHTIILDCDVIQADGGTRTASITGAFVALVDAIKWMIDNDKLTESPINNFLAATSVGIVDGQPLLDLCYEEDCNAHVDLNIVMSGDGKIIEIQGTGEEAPFTRDELNQLYELGEKGIMELIEYQKAVLGELTYLIRPKDGDNLVHKDDVETFLIEGE
- a CDS encoding alanine-tRNA synthetase second additional domain-containing protein — translated: MIAGFAHSTYFAPRGKERLMFLGHSLSQRYLHPNDHLIGLIGVAGAGKSLLIRGMFPGLTLTNDDEGINIRPLPLLEDYQKGKFQSHTYHVDARFEAAFTQPWKLAEAVQKAVIKNKRVVVEHFDLLESHLNINPDLLIGIGEEVLVTRPGVFGPTAKEIAQIVFKSIDLRRMSHTAEDLTSMVIEDMGYERPPFHSDVKSGFVLEFEKKPDFSLDEVERRVLEYIEKDIPVCYLDEEHIKLGDRQYFCTGPRIHVRKTGDIKGFKLIKEFKYNPREKLYLLAGLVGKDEEHSQFKLSKL
- a CDS encoding tyrosine-protein kinase family protein, with the protein product MINSLVCQSSLEEILNDFKIKNKIDDFKVIVNSWGALDVFIQSNEDEKVLEDLLENKIREKILCQFIFPDNLRPISSIKIFTKEEREYDSYLDSILAGTYLPPKRRRLETWFIERQKRQKEVPIIVFYSYKGGVGRTTALIFSALKLAQMGKKVAVIDFDLEAPGIDSLFLENKNSRGVVDYLIEKPYLKDNLDPKQYIYEVDSELIGTVGSGSIYVMPAGKIDEYYIEKLSHIDFDALVEEDNLLENLVDDIIEYTKADIIFVDSRTGINEIGGSLFFYLADVICTIFQNNEQNKQGLKILGNHLKNYQEWVNASLLWVHSIIGESGNIEVDRKFQKEMKEFVKEIDFNKKDFEGRYFEIPRISELERLNRDLLLSEKILGLMKYYEKLAYLFKSYIKEDRGFNTELARKILNQFFDEDFRDVTDKKYFMPISKYRDIISEKNIIIYGIKGSGKRTLYNYLKNNFILLKDYFKIEKSIERKIVEFTIDELNKIEDEIDEISKISNIQDKSKLDKKKKVYIYKKIAEKIEDPEFVKFDEFDSENNDLFKILEKINFQYYISIDVSNQFHWELLNILLSNFPVNIKVFVNGFVRNKLPGNFKHVILRWNKKDLYSMLLKRVINCSPELLNELETKWRKIDDFRVLYRESNFGYIPNPDEDILRFMISELFGERVSLGSNNLTYDWLYNTLAKKDRAVPGALLQFVRRVLNKIKEKVHNQPDFYEKHPNYLPLYALTEEELEECLQNL